Proteins from a genomic interval of Diprion similis isolate iyDipSimi1 chromosome 10, iyDipSimi1.1, whole genome shotgun sequence:
- the LOC124411357 gene encoding uncharacterized protein LOC124411357 yields MTDPTTLLVEFRAERTQYQRVLDSMMAQLTQMTQLLGDRDKEIVTLRERADRADAQLVNTTNSEEQQTNYRIPYTEIASQVPPFGNKENEAMSLDMWLKRIDEIQTLYNLSDDTVKILATNKFTDGVRKWYETCENACGKDWATIREEVKQMFDEDQDPVRLMDKIKNRRWRKGERLEDYYLDKLNLTKKAKMTDAEIISYIIRGIDNFTIRTQLVAARHVTPTSLFKDLRLLSIEMSNWDKPKDPKDGRDFRDIRIDAKKKTLLRCEICEKENHTSDRCHWRQSKDNRRGPPTCFKCGQEGHISRLCTNPSTVSTSERTGMMHIRTADYPRDTSRYYKTIKVQGGMLSALIDTGSTLNLIKEHCIPKVIIHNTNSQLRTLRGFGNAQTSSSQVLEYEGLVDGKMYKIPAAVVPNNSCNVDLVLGQAFLDSVDWTVKGGEITFQQRDNQWEDAAAMVMNIEVEATEPDAPKINFGSQVTPTQKMKVREEISGCLSKYNPNEVRELPVALRIDVKNDRPVRCTPRRLSHHERDAVEKILENYFLALRIDVKNDRPVRCTPRRLSHHERDAVEKILENYLTEGIIRPSNSEYSSPIVLVKKKTGEYRLCIDYRELNKLTVKDSFPLPHIDDLISNLSGASYFTTIDLKMDSSIFQSKKNPSNTPHS; encoded by the coding sequence ATGACCGACCCGACAACGTTACTGGTCGAGTTTCGGGCCGAACGTACTCAATACCAGCGCGTGTTGGACAGTATGATGGCTCAATTAACACAAATGACCCAGCTGTTGGGAGATCGCGATAAAGAAATAGTCACCCTGCGGGAGCGAGCCGATCGAGCGGACGCTCAACTAGTTAACACTACAAATAGTGAAGAGCAACAGACAAATTACAGGATCCCGTACACAGAAATTGCTTCTCAGGTACCTCCTTTCggtaataaagaaaatgagGCCATGAGCCTAGACATGTGGTTAAAGCGAATTGACGAAATACAAACTCTGTATAACCTCTCTGACGACACCGTGAAAATTCTCGCGACTAATAAATTTACTGATGGCGTACGGAAGTGGTACGAGACATGTGAGAACGCGTGTGGCAAAGACTGGGCTACTATTCGTGAAGAAGTGAAACAGATGTTCGACGAAGACCAAGATCCAGTCCGATTGATGGATAAGATAAAAAACAGACGATGGAGAAAAGGAGAACGACTCGAAGACTATTATTTGGACAAACTAAATCTGACAAAGAAAGCCAAAATGACTGATGCTGAAATAATTTCGTATATCATTAGGGGAATTGACAATTTCACGATACGAACGCAGCTTGTCGCCGCCCGACATGTTACACCTACATCCCTTTTTAAAGATTTAAGACTTTTATCGATTGAGATGTCCAATTGGGATAAACCAAAGGATCCGAAAGATGGACGAGATTTTAGAGATATTAGAATCGACGCTAAGAAGAAGACATTGCTGAGATGTGAGATTTGTGAAAAGGAGAACCACACAAGCGACCGATGCCATTGGAGACAAAGCAAGGACAACAGACGTGGACCGCCAACATGTTTTAAATGTGGACAGGAAGGACACATCTCAAGATTATGCACCAACCCATCAACAGTCTCAACTTCAGAAAGAACAGGAATGATGCATATTCGAACTGCGGACTATCCAAGGGACACCTCGAGGTATTATAAAACCATTAAAGTTCAAGGAGGCATGTTGTCTGCCTTGATCGACACAGGTAGTACCCTAAATTTGATTAAAGAGCACTGTATACCAAAAGTCATAATACATAATACGAATAGTCAGTTAAGGACACTAAGAGGATTCGGGAATGCCCAGACCTCTAGCTCGCAAGTTTTAGAATATGAAGGCCTTGTTGATGGCAAGATGTACAAAATTCCAGCTGCAGTAGTACCCAACAACTCCTGCAACGTCGATTTGGTCCTTGGTCAAGCCTTCCTGGATTCTGTGGACTGGACGGTAAAAGGAGGCGAGATCACATTTCAACAACGGGACAACCAATGGGAGGACGCCGCCGCAATGGTCATGAATATTGAGGTGGAAGCTACCGAACCAGACGcaccaaaaatcaattttggaTCACAGGTAACCCCGACTCAAAAAATGAAGGTACGAGAAGAAATCAGCGGATGCTTAAGTAAATATAACCCTAATGAAGTACGTGAGCTCCCTGTGGCTTTAAGAATAGACGTCAAAAATGATAGACCCGTAAGATGCACTCCGCGAAGATTGTCACATCACGAGAGAGATGCAGTAGAAAAAATCttggaaaattactttttgGCTTTAAGAATAGACGTCAAAAATGATAGACCCGTAAGATGCACTCCGCGAAGATTGTCACATCACGAGAGAGATGCAGTAGAAAAAATCTTGGAAAATTACCTGACCGAAGGCATAATTAGGCCTAGTAATTCTGAATACTCAAGCCCGATAGTattagtaaagaaaaaaacaggagAATACAGATTATGCATCGATTATAGAGAACTAAATAAATTGACAGTCAAGGATAGCTTCCCTCTCCCACACATAGATGACTTGATTAGTAACTTGAGTGGAGCTTCCTATTTTACAACCATTGACTTAAAAATGGATTCTTCCATATTCCAATCGAAGAAAAATCCATCAAATACACCTCATTCGTAG